Part of the Chanodichthys erythropterus isolate Z2021 chromosome 13, ASM2448905v1, whole genome shotgun sequence genome is shown below.
aacattggagcagactcaggggctggagccgacactggagcggactcaggagCTGGAACAGAcactggagcagactcaggggctggagccaacactggagtggactcaggggctggagccaacattggagtggactcaggggctggagccgacactggagtggactcaggggctggagccgacactggaatggactcaggggctggagccaacatTGGAGCaggctggagccgacactggagtggactcaggggctggagccgacactggagtggactcaggggctagagccgacactggagtggactcaggggctggagccgacactggagtgGACACAGGGGCTAGAGCCgacactggagtggactcaggggctggagccgacactggagtggactcaggggctggagccgacactggagtggactcaggggCTAGAGCCGATACTGGAGTGgattcaggggctggagccgacactggagtggactcaggggctagagccgacactggagtggactcaggggctggagccgacactggagtggactcaggggctggagccgacactggagtggactcaggggATGAATCTATggcccagacacacacacacactgccagAGCCATTATAGACGGTGCAGTGCTTCCTGGGCTGAGCTCTGGGGCTGAAGCAGACACTGGAGAGCATTCTGGAGCAGACTTTGGAGAACATACAAGAGTGGACTCTGGAGAACATACTGGAGCAGACTGGACTgaactcaggggctggagccatagctggactctggtcaggggccaTTGCCAAAGAGGATAGTCTTCCTCAACCTCCTCCTTTTGGCTGAAGATTTAGCAGTTTTAGGACTCGGCCGacactctggagcggactcatggGTTGGCACGTACTCAGGAATTCTTGTTTTAGGAGCGGGCACTGGGCTGAATGCTGGAGCAGAATCTGGGGCTGAagtggactctggagtggatgAAATTGTCCCAACGTTCAGGAATATGGGCTCGGGATGATCTGGAGCGCCCAAATGCTTTCTGGATGGGACTGGATGAGGGTTGTTAATGTCCTCTGATCTTCAGCCACTTCCAGACactgtactttaacaaactcctcctagagctttaatcagatcaatgtaaTATTTGgacagtctaatctaaaggcctttgtgacgttatattgcgaagatctagagttttcactgaagggcgtgtccgtggcggcctgacaaagtttgatgttttgcCCTGAAACAGcctgaaacaggaagttgttgtaactcataCAATCtctccgatctgccccaaacttcacatgttttattagagtcctggcctgaagacatcttcataacaatattcagttacagtcatagcgccacctgcaggcaacaggaaatggcatgtattacactgtgattaactcctcatagagatttaaccagatcaacatcaaattatcagtctaatcttaagacttTAGCAATGATAAATATCAGAGAtcttaagttttcactgaagggcatGTCTGTGGCACAACCTTGTAATATAAACATTAACAATACAAGACAAGGAACAGACTGAAACTGAGGACTTAAATACTTAGAGCAGACAAAGGAGCTAAAGAGTTAATTAATGAGGGACAGGTGAACTGTTTCTGATACTTTGTGCAGGATCACCTCACTGACCATATGAGCTTCACAGAGAGAGTTGAAAACATGCTCCTCTACATCATTTATACAACCATGTTTCACCTGAACACAAGGTTTACTTTTGATCGGCTTTACACTGAAATACGGggtagttgtttttttttattttttatttgggtTAACTTTTCTGCTTGAATTGCGCAATAGGCTAATCTTTCAGATACTGTTTCTGATACTTTGTGACTTGACTTACTGTGCATCAGCAGACTATATCTGTCCATATGTCACAGGCAAACCTACAACAATGTGTGAGACCATGGGAAAAGCTGACATCTGGTTGATTAGAACTTACTGGGATTTTGAGTATCCACGCCCACTCCTGCCTAACTTTAAATTTGTTGGAGGACTACACTGCAAACCTGCCAAGCCTCTGTCAAAGGTAATGACTTTGCCatatattattttgaaatatatgctcttctaaaatattttgatgcctttacatttatgaaaaataagGAATCCTGACTCGAATAGATCAAGCAACTTTATATCAGTGGATGTGTGTATGGAGAGGGATTTGGCTCTGTTGGGGATTAAGGATTTGCAATATCATCTAATTTTGTAAACTGCTTATCTTGTTTTTTGTGGGTTCAGAACCAGAATGAACACTTTCAAGAGAGTGATACATTTCTTTTCCCCACAATTTCTATTTCCTATGTAAAGATGTTTACTATATGATACTTTATGTAGTTTACATGGCATATATGGTGCATCAAatcttgttttctgtttttgtgtaaCAGCATGTTCTCATTTGTGTCTTTAGGATCTGGAGAAGTTTGTTCAGAGCTCAGGAGATCATGGCATTGTTGTTTTCTCATTGGGTTCCATAATGAAGAACCTGACACTGGAAAGAGCAAACACTATTGCTTCTGCTCTTGGTCAGATCCCACAAAAGGTGTGCAACATTTTTTGAGTGCATCAAATATGGTAATTTGAAGCTCAGCTGTACGTGCAAGAcacgtgagaacaaacctcaatggttcttgcaTATCAAGCGTctgtttaccatatttgatgtaTGTGCgttgatcagtgtttatatgtgatTAAGAGCCTAATTTAATCTGTTCATCACAGAATGTAATTGTGTACTATTAACAACCTCAGAGACCTGTAGATGTGTCTTAAACGGTTTACTAGTATacattatcattaaaaatacatttctcagtaggaaaaacaaatcaaatgtttacagaacCCAACTTTTCTGTTGCTCAGGTGTTCATATGCTCAGTACTGTCTCCACAGGTTGTTTGGCGTTACAGTGGAAAAACACCAGAAACCCTCGCCCCCAATACTAAACTCTACGAATGGATCCCACAGAATGATTTGCTCGGTAAGGAAAGTTTTGTCATGTGTGCTCGTTATACACAAAGAACAATAATTAGTGTCAGATAGATACTAACTTCATTTTATCTGACAGGACATCCAAAAACAAAGGCCTTCATTACCCATGGTGGGACAAATGGACTGTATGAGGCTATTTATCATGGCGTCCCAATGGTGGGTTTGCCACTGTTTGCTGATCAGCCTGATAACATGATGCACATGAAAACCAAAGGAGCTGCTGttgttcttgatatcaacacaATGGAGTCCAAAGACATGGTGGACGCGCTCAAGACTGTCTTAAATAATCCATCGTGAGTTAAGTCTTTCATAAGCTTGAAATAATCCATTTCCAAAGGCCTCGACTAGTTAATTTCAGTTGTTTAAAAAGAACCATAAAATGGTGTTTCTCAGTTGATCATTTGTAGAGCTTATCTTGCAGcacttctttttcttctctaaTCAGGTACAAAGAAAGCATCATGAGACTGTCCAGAATCCACCATGATCAGCCAATGAAGCCTCTGGACCAGGCAGTTTTCTGGATCGAGTTTGTGATGAGGAATAAAGGAGCTAAACATCTTCGAGTTCAGGCACATGACCTGAGCTGGTATCAGTACCACTGCCTGGACGTAGTGGCCTTCTTACTCTCAGTTGTTGCACTGATCACATTCCTCTTTATTAAAACATGCAGTTTCTTTTTCCATAAATGTCTCAGAAAGACGCATCCTGATGGCAAAGCACAAAAGAATAAGAAAGAGTGAATGTATAGTTGCATTGCCCTCAATACTTCTGGACAGAGATTCGGTACACGTGTGTGATGGCCAGTGTGcgttttgtgtgtattttgcaaatgtacttaaagtccccctgcaatcaattattttatcccttaaaattcatctttgatcaccaaaattacatattttttaaaaaattcaagtgaaaaaaaatcttcatgccttaaaatagcgaTACACctttgcctcatttaatatacatggatcaatgaatatgcaaattaccCCCGCCTACTGTCAAAAATTTCAAGCTTGCAGAGGACCGCAAACGCAAGAAGAATAAATAGGAGAAGAAATTAGGGTAATGAGAGAgagcagatagatagatagatagatagatagatagatagatagatagatagatagatagatagatagatagatagatagatagatagatagatagatagatagatagatagatagatagatagatagatagatagatagatagatagatcagaacagtctgaaggtctagtctgagtttggtggttgtatgAGGTTTGtcctctaggaggagttagagtTGATCATTTAGAGTCAGAAGAAGAAGTTTAAATAGCATAAAAGTTGTCTTTTTCAAGCCACCTTAATGACAGTATTTCTCCCATTTGTCATCTATGAAGAAACAATTACTCACTTATTTTAGAattgtgtttattgtgtttataaaagtattttggATTGACTTTTCTAATTTTCTAAAAAGGAATTTGtatagcctttttttttttttttcaaagaaaaatactttttttaaataagtggaGTAATacttataatataatacacTTATGTATACACTATTGAGaagaatttataatatttacaaaaGCAAATTTAGGAACCAAATGCATGAATGTattgcttttaaaaataaaaccaaaaccattctaataaataaagtttCATTTCCTTATTAATGCTCTGATAGTGATTCCTCCTTTCTTATTTCTATACGTCTTCAaatgtatgtaattaattaagtTATAAGCAGAAATAAAACCCTAAAGATCAAGCCGACGTGATGAAAGTAACCTTGCAGAGAATATGTAGATGATCAGAATGGTGCAGTTATCTGCTTAAATAATCAGTCTGTCATGACTATTTCTTTAAAAGCAAGGATCGTTTAAGACCTTCCCCTATATCTGATTGCAGAACTCTGTCTGTGAGCTGAAGCTCCTCCTCCAAAGTCCACATGTTAGTACAAGCTCACTGAGCGCAGAGGTTGTTCATGGCTGTCATGAGTCCCAGAGGAAGCTCCGGTGTTTTCCTGCTAGTCCTGCTGATCCTGAACCTGCGGAGTGTGTCAGGAGGAAAGGTCCTCGTCTGGCCCTCGGAATTCAGCCACTGGCTCAATGTAAAAGTCATCCTAGACACGCTGATCGAAAGAGGACACAACATCACTGTGGTGACCCACACAGCCACACCGTCGGTCACAACCAGCCCGTCCGCGGGATACAATGTGGAGATCCTACAGGTGCCTCACACAAAGCAGGACATCCTGGAGAACATGGAAAGGATGCTGAAATACTGGACTCACGATCTGCCGAATGACAACATCATCACGGCTTCCATGAAGATCAAGGAGATGATTGACACAGGCACCGAGCAGAACCAGGCCGTGTGTAACGAGCTCTTTGCCAGAGAAGACCTCCTTGAGAAGTGGAGGAAGGAGAAGTTCGACGTTTTACTGGCCGACCCTTTATTCATGTGTGGGGAGCTGCTGGCACAGAAGCTGGACGTGCCTTTCATTCTCAGTCTCAGGTTCTCCTTTGGGAACACCGTTGAGAGACTCTGCGGCCAGCTGCCGGCTCCGCCATCCTACGTCCCCTCCATCGGCTCGGAGAACACGGATGAGATGAACTTCCTGCAGAGGCTGAAGAACTTTCTGTTCTATGCCTCACAGGATGTCCTGTTTTATCTGGTCACCAAAGCAAAGTGGGATCACTTATATACGGAAGTCATGGGTAAGTGTGATTTATAATGGTGGCTAATGTTGGTCATGGCTTgtcttgaaaataaaaatggaaaaatgaaGACGATGTGTGTGGAGCGAGCGGCGGATTGTTGCATCATCAGGTTCTGCGCTCCTATTGGTTCATGATTTGACGGTTGTTGTAGAAgaatcttctgacactgccgGAATTTCCTCGGAGGTAATAATCTGCCCACAGTGGTCATTAATTATCTTTCGACGAACATGTCAAACGAGCGATCAAAGACTTCAGATTTTGGCCTATAGGATCAGTGGAATCCTTTAGGATTTGCAAAAATGTCTCAGGCCACAAAATCAAACCCGTCCAACATGTCTTCTTGTTCAAAAAACCCAAAAACGTTTTGCTCTGAcatatgtcacaatagggatGATAACCATGTGATCGTGGCACTGAGGAGAGAGAGGCAATTCACAAAAGTGTAGGAACCACAGGAAACATACGATTTTCATAACATACGGTTTTCAGAAATATTCACAGTTATTAAGGATCGGGCACTAAACACATTAAACTGAACTCAAAGAACCAAAAGTACACAGATCATATATGACACTATtcttcatttcatttcaaaactttaatcaaccagattatttataaaaagaaaaaaaaagtgttattttgtaaTTGTTAGACTATATATGATCTGAGATCAGAGTTATTGTGACACAATTCTCCATGTGAAAAGTTGTGAAACACaggattttccttttttttgagCCACACCTCTTCTAAATCAGTATCATGTGACGCTTGAGCAAATAACAAGACAATACAGAGTTCACAAAAGGTCTTaaacaatttaacaaattttgGATGACTGATTAAACTTACATCTCTGGCAAGAACTTTCAGCAGTATTTTAGGAGGTTCTACAAACTAGTCAAAGACAGTTCTGAAAACACAAGTTCTCCTAAAACTAAAACCTCATTGTCATTCTGAATAGCTTCAACCTTTCCCAACAATACAAGAAACATAAAACCACTGATAATGTGCACTTTGTCACGCAGTAATTCAACCTCAAGTGCACTGAGCAGTACACACTGCAAATAAAGAGTTGTTTTTGCCCAATAAAGTGAGTCATCAGAAGATTAATATGGGCCAAGGGtataggcaagttcggtccaaGAGAGCCGccgtcctgcagagtttagctccaaccttaatcaaactCAGCTGAACAAGCTAATCGAGCTCTTCATCATACAGGCTATAGGCAGctgagctgaactctgcaggacagcggctctctaggaccgaactacTCTGATATGGGCCATTCCTAACATTTGCTGCCCTTTGAAATCTTTCTTTTTGAACTGTTGAAAGTTATCAAGAGCATTACTTTCACTGGGAGTCAACAAGATACACAATTTCTGAAatgcactcttttttttttttctttttttaaataaatacatgaaaattcTCAGATTACACAAATTGACCCTTTGTTGTGTAGAGACATTTAATTTGTGCTGTTCCAGAAGTGTTTGATAAATGTTCCTGGCTTTATGGCCCAaagaatataaaattaaaattataatataatttaaaatgaattgcatgtcatttatcaacaatcatccagcatttaatgtgatattgtaaaatggatctatcttactgcagtgtgtaacagtgtctcacagcagccgccgagtgaacgcacagagtaacgttataacatcattttcaacactctcaaatgtgtctaatatgataaacagagctgcgttacctcatactcatgaccggaaaagcggcagCGGCGCTGGCGActatgtcataataaaagtcccgctgctcgtgaggcgtgtgttgatcaatcgctccagctcctcgttcagctccacaacactcgctcctgctctgcttcatactacagtaacgttaataatcacatccatgaacatgatttctgcccgagtccaatccctattcttttccaccggctgtgatgtgaagaccacatgtcccaagattctgcgatcaaacttgccgtcatcaagctacgcctttgttttgaataggcttctagcgacctctagcggacagaattattacatattgtacctttaagtacatctttatatgtaatttgataattaatgcTATTGTTATTGTTGAGATATGATTAAAGTGTACTGCTGAATGTAccgacaagcatttatggtaaactgaaatattctttaaaatttctattgaaacttacATGTCATGTATTGaaatttatttacacatttttttcaattaggctactttacatgtgctttagtatgtcaGTCGACACTCaaaataaatgtaggctacttctttaaagcatgacaaaagatttttaaaacaaaaatttgaAGTTCAAGTTTGAAGTGCGCATTCATTACAATCAAGCAACATTTTTTAACAAGAGGATGATGGTTTATgcgtgcgtctcaatcagctccctagttcactagtcagggcactgatcagggagccggccacattcatttaaatTGTATACTGATACACGACCTAGGAAGTTAGGGAGCTGTTTGAGACGCAGGGTATGTAAATCTGGGAGTGTTTCCTGACTCTTTACTCGTGACGTCACGTGACGTGACTCCAAAGTCCTGCGGCCCCACACTTTACACCAAACTTCTTCCCTGGACACACGCCTATCTTATTTATCTCAGTGCAAAGAGGGAAGAGTGTTTGTCTGTCGCGTCTTCACGAGTTCTTCTGCCATGCAGTTCTTGGGAAAGTCATGCACGCTTCTCGTAATCTTCCACTTGACTGGCACGAGCTTTACGCACGGTGGAAACGTGCTCGTGCTGCCGGGAGAGTACAGCCACTGGCTCAACATGCGCAACATCGTGGAAGAACTGCTGAACCGCAATCACAGCGTGACACTTCTGGTGAGCTCAGCCTCGCCGACCGTGAACTTCACAGCGCAGGAGAGGTTTGAGTTCCTGGTGTTTGATGTGCCTCTGAAGGCGCATGAGGTGCACAGCCTGAGCGAACAGATGCTCAACATCTGGATGCAGCACCCCACACCAAGCAGGGTCTCAATTGGTCTCCAGATAATGGAACTGACGGGGAAAATTAACGAAATGCACCGCGTCATGTGCGGCACCATGCTGCGTAATGACGCGCTGATGGCTCGCCTGAGGGATCTGAAGTTTGATGTGCTCCTCTATGATCCCATGATGGTGTGCAGTGACCTGCTGGCAGAGATTCTGGAGCTGCCGTTCGTACTCTCTCTGCGGATTTCTCTCGGGTTCTCCATGGAGAGGATGTGTGGACAAATGCCCACGCCGCCCTCTTATGTGCCGGTTCCTCCGACGGTCATGACGGATCACATGAGCTTCATGGAGAGAGTGAAAAATATGATGATGCATGTTGTTTATTCCGGATTATTTCGGATGGTCTCGAAAAATTTGGATAATATCTACAGTGAAGTGTTAGGTAAGGTAATGTAAAGTGTTTTTCCTCGCTTGCCATGGAAGCTTACGCCAgtgaagaaaaataatatagatacttgagactttttatctc
Proteins encoded:
- the LOC137033828 gene encoding UDP-glucuronosyltransferase 2A1-like isoform X6, whose amino-acid sequence is MCETMGKADIWLIRTYWDFEYPRPLLPNFKFVGGLHCKPAKPLSKDLEKFVQSSGDHGIVVFSLGSIMKNLTLERANTIASALGQIPQKVVWRYSGKTPETLAPNTKLYEWIPQNDLLGHPKTKAFITHGGTNGLYEAIYHGVPMVGLPLFADQPDNMMHMKTKGAAVVLDINTMESKDMVDALKTVLNNPSYKESIMRLSRIHHDQPMKPLDQAVFWIEFVMRNKGAKHLRVQAHDLSWYQYHCLDVVAFLLSVVALITFLFIKTCSFFFHKCLRKTHPDGKAQKNKKE
- the LOC137033828 gene encoding UDP-glucuronosyltransferase 2A2-like isoform X4, with amino-acid sequence MWRYPQTAIPPDYICPYVTGKPTTMCETMGKADIWLIRTYWDFEYPRPLLPNFKFVGGLHCKPAKPLSKDLEKFVQSSGDHGIVVFSLGSIMKNLTLERANTIASALGQIPQKVVWRYSGKTPETLAPNTKLYEWIPQNDLLGHPKTKAFITHGGTNGLYEAIYHGVPMVGLPLFADQPDNMMHMKTKGAAVVLDINTMESKDMVDALKTVLNNPSYKESIMRLSRIHHDQPMKPLDQAVFWIEFVMRNKGAKHLRVQAHDLSWYQYHCLDVVAFLLSVVALITFLFIKTCSFFFHKCLRKTHPDGKAQKNKKE
- the LOC137033828 gene encoding UDP-glucuronosyltransferase 2A1-like isoform X7 gives rise to the protein MQFLGKSCTLLVIFLLTGTSFTHGGNVLVLPGEYSHWLNMRNIVEELLNRNHSVTLLVSSASPTVNFTAQERFEFLVFDVPLKVHEVHSLTEQMLNISTQHPTPSRVSIGLQMMELTGIINKIHRTVCGTMLRNDALMARLRDLKFDVLLYDPKMVCGDLLAEILELPFVLSLRISLGFSMERMCGQVPTPPSYVPVPPTDHLTDHMSFTERVENMLLYIIYTTMFHLNTRFTFDRLYTEIRGKPTTMCETMGKADIWLIRTYWDFEYPRPLLPNFKFVGGLHCKPAKPLSKDLEKFVQSSGDHGIVVFSLGSIMKNLTLERANTIASALGQIPQKVVWRYSGKTPETLAPNTKLYEWIPQNDLLGHPKTKAFITHGGTNGLYEAIYHGVPMVGLPLFADQPDNMMHMKTKGAAVVLDINTMESKDMVDALKTVLNNPSYKESIMRLSRIHHDQPMKPLDQAVFWIEFVMRNKGAKHLRVQAHDLSWYQYHCLDVVAFLLSVVALITFLFIKTCSFFFHKCLRKTHPDGKAQKNKKE
- the LOC137033828 gene encoding UDP-glucuronosyltransferase 2A1-like isoform X2, translating into MQFLKCGAILKLLYHQDHLTDHMSFTERVENMLLYIIYTTMFHLNTRFTFDRLYTEIRGKPTTMCETMGKADIWLIRTYWDFEYPRPLLPNFKFVGGLHCKPAKPLSKDLEKFVQSSGDHGIVVFSLGSIMKNLTLERANTIASALGQIPQKVVWRYSGKTPETLAPNTKLYEWIPQNDLLGHPKTKAFITHGGTNGLYEAIYHGVPMVGLPLFADQPDNMMHMKTKGAAVVLDINTMESKDMVDALKTVLNNPSYKESIMRLSRIHHDQPMKPLDQAVFWIEFVMRNKGAKHLRVQAHDLSWYQYHCLDVVAFLLSVVALITFLFIKTCSFFFHKCLRKTHPDGKAQKNKKE
- the LOC137033828 gene encoding UDP-glucuronosyltransferase 2A1-like isoform X3; the encoded protein is MSFTERVENMLLYIIYTTMFHLNTRFTFDRLYTEIRGKPTTMCETMGKADIWLIRTYWDFEYPRPLLPNFKFVGGLHCKPAKPLSKDLEKFVQSSGDHGIVVFSLGSIMKNLTLERANTIASALGQIPQKVVWRYSGKTPETLAPNTKLYEWIPQNDLLGHPKTKAFITHGGTNGLYEAIYHGVPMVGLPLFADQPDNMMHMKTKGAAVVLDINTMESKDMVDALKTVLNNPSYKESIMRLSRIHHDQPMKPLDQAVFWIEFVMRNKGAKHLRVQAHDLSWYQYHCLDVVAFLLSVVALITFLFIKTCSFFFHKCLRKTHPDGKAQKNKKE
- the LOC137033828 gene encoding UDP-glucuronosyltransferase 2A1-like isoform X1, translating into MQFLKSGGAILKLLYHQDHLTDHMSFTERVENMLLYIIYTTMFHLNTRFTFDRLYTEIRGKPTTMCETMGKADIWLIRTYWDFEYPRPLLPNFKFVGGLHCKPAKPLSKDLEKFVQSSGDHGIVVFSLGSIMKNLTLERANTIASALGQIPQKVVWRYSGKTPETLAPNTKLYEWIPQNDLLGHPKTKAFITHGGTNGLYEAIYHGVPMVGLPLFADQPDNMMHMKTKGAAVVLDINTMESKDMVDALKTVLNNPSYKESIMRLSRIHHDQPMKPLDQAVFWIEFVMRNKGAKHLRVQAHDLSWYQYHCLDVVAFLLSVVALITFLFIKTCSFFFHKCLRKTHPDGKAQKNKKE
- the LOC137033828 gene encoding UDP-glucuronosyltransferase 2A1-like isoform X5; its protein translation is MWRYPQTAIPPGKPTTMCETMGKADIWLIRTYWDFEYPRPLLPNFKFVGGLHCKPAKPLSKDLEKFVQSSGDHGIVVFSLGSIMKNLTLERANTIASALGQIPQKVVWRYSGKTPETLAPNTKLYEWIPQNDLLGHPKTKAFITHGGTNGLYEAIYHGVPMVGLPLFADQPDNMMHMKTKGAAVVLDINTMESKDMVDALKTVLNNPSYKESIMRLSRIHHDQPMKPLDQAVFWIEFVMRNKGAKHLRVQAHDLSWYQYHCLDVVAFLLSVVALITFLFIKTCSFFFHKCLRKTHPDGKAQKNKKE
- the LOC137033828 gene encoding UDP-glucuronosyltransferase 2A1-like isoform X8 encodes the protein MQFLGKSCTLLVIFLLTGTSFTHGGNVLVLPGEYSHWLNMRNIVEELLNRNHSVTLLVSSASPTVNFTAQERFEFLVFDVPLKVHEVHSLTEQMLNISTQHPTPSRVSIGLQMMELTGIINKIHRTVCGTMLRNDALMARLRDLKFDVLLYDPKMVCGDLLAEILELPFVLSLRISLGFSMERMCGQVPTPPSYVPVPPTVMTDHMSFMERVKNMMMHVVYSGLFRMVSKNFDNFYSEVLGKPTTMCETMGKADIWLIRTYWDFEYPRPLLPNFKFVGGLHCKPAKPLSKDLEKFVQSSGDHGIVVFSLGSIMKNLTLERANTIASALGQIPQKVVWRYSGKTPETLAPNTKLYEWIPQNDLLGHPKTKAFITHGGTNGLYEAIYHGVPMVGLPLFADQPDNMMHMKTKGAAVVLDINTMESKDMVDALKTVLNNPSYKESIMRLSRIHHDQPMKPLDQAVFWIEFVMRNKGAKHLRVQAHDLSWYQYHCLDVVAFLLSVVALITFLFIKTCSFFFHKCLRKTHPDGKAQKNKKE